A stretch of the Sphingobacterium thalpophilum genome encodes the following:
- the panC gene encoding pantoate--beta-alanine ligase codes for MEIFKTKASLQAYLQKARSSHKKIALIPTMGALHEGHLSLLDYAGPISDIRICSIFVNPTQFNDPKDLEKYPRPIENDIKLLESAGCDILFMPNVTEMYPNSNEQWHLDLGELDRIWEGEKRPGHFQGVTQVVYKLFTLVQPDIACFGQKDFQQVMVIKRMIEIKHLPVQLAICPTVRDKNGLALSSRNMRLSEAGKTTALALSRALQYVNDHIKDQTDLKDIKAQALAILTSTPGITVEYFAICESSSLKEVDQIDFSKQHVVLVTAWVEGVRLIDNMIVE; via the coding sequence GTGGAAATTTTCAAAACGAAAGCATCTCTCCAGGCATATCTACAGAAAGCACGCTCATCCCATAAAAAAATCGCCCTAATCCCGACAATGGGCGCGCTACACGAAGGTCATCTCTCCCTGTTGGACTACGCCGGACCGATCAGTGACATCCGGATCTGCAGCATCTTTGTAAACCCTACTCAGTTCAATGATCCCAAAGACCTGGAAAAGTATCCCCGGCCAATTGAAAACGACATCAAATTGCTCGAATCGGCAGGTTGTGATATTCTGTTCATGCCCAATGTAACAGAAATGTACCCAAATAGCAATGAACAATGGCATCTTGACCTTGGCGAACTGGACCGAATCTGGGAAGGAGAAAAACGTCCCGGCCATTTTCAGGGAGTCACGCAGGTGGTGTACAAATTATTTACCCTAGTACAGCCGGATATCGCCTGTTTTGGTCAAAAAGACTTCCAGCAGGTCATGGTTATCAAACGGATGATCGAAATCAAACATTTACCGGTACAATTGGCTATCTGTCCAACTGTCCGGGATAAAAATGGTTTAGCCCTAAGCTCCCGTAATATGCGCCTAAGTGAAGCTGGAAAGACAACTGCGCTGGCACTTTCCCGCGCGCTGCAATATGTTAACGACCATATCAAGGATCAAACTGACCTTAAAGACATTAAGGCACAAGCCCTGGCAATTCTAACATCAACACCCGGCATTACGGTCGAATACTTTGCTATCTGTGAAAGCTCTTCTTTAAAAGAAGTCGATCAGATTGATTTTAGCAAGCAACATGTGGTTCTTGTCACAGCTTGGGTAGAGGGGGTACGGCTGATTGATAATATGATTGTAGAATGA